One stretch of Streptomyces agglomeratus DNA includes these proteins:
- a CDS encoding M23 family metallopeptidase, translated as MTKFDMFSRARTSSVRTRRNAVVAAGLGASMMLGTAGVAFAAEGTAASAVEKQAQVQAKAADTAKKAADAKKAAEVKKVADAKKAAEVKKAAAKAKAKKASSWEKPVKHYSLSATYGKGGGMWASKHSGQDFAVPVGTPVDAVHGGTVVKAGPNGGGDGPAYGNAIVIKHANGTYSQYAHLSKIQVTPGETVKTGERIALSGNTGNSSGPHLHFEIRTTPNYGTAINPVSFLRAEGVSV; from the coding sequence ATGACGAAGTTCGACATGTTCTCCCGCGCCCGCACCTCGTCCGTCCGTACCCGTCGCAACGCTGTCGTGGCCGCCGGGCTCGGCGCGTCGATGATGCTGGGCACGGCGGGCGTGGCGTTCGCCGCCGAGGGGACCGCCGCGTCTGCCGTCGAGAAGCAGGCCCAGGTTCAGGCCAAGGCCGCCGACACGGCGAAGAAGGCCGCCGACGCGAAGAAGGCCGCCGAGGTGAAGAAGGTCGCCGACGCGAAGAAGGCCGCCGAGGTGAAGAAGGCCGCGGCGAAGGCCAAGGCCAAGAAGGCGTCCTCCTGGGAGAAGCCCGTCAAGCACTACTCGCTCAGCGCCACGTACGGCAAGGGCGGCGGCATGTGGGCCAGCAAGCACTCCGGCCAGGACTTCGCGGTGCCGGTCGGCACCCCGGTCGACGCCGTGCACGGCGGCACCGTCGTGAAGGCGGGCCCGAACGGTGGCGGCGACGGGCCGGCCTACGGCAACGCGATCGTGATCAAGCACGCCAACGGCACGTACTCGCAGTACGCGCACCTGTCCAAGATCCAGGTGACCCCGGGTGAGACGGTCAAGACGGGCGAGCGCATCGCCCTGTCCGGCAACACCGGTAACTCCAGCGGCCCGCACCTGCACTTCGAGATCCGTACGACGCCGAACTACGGCACGGCGATCAACCCGGTCTCGTTCCTCCGTGCGGAGGGCGTCAGCGTCTGA